The segment GATAGTAGTCCGTCGGCCCCCGACACCGTGCCATGACCGACTACTTCGAGGTCCTCGAGCGCGACGGCGCGGCCCGTCTGGCCGAACTCCGGCTGACGGAGCCGGTGACGACGCCGGCGCTCGTGGACGACTACGTCGACGACGCCGGGAGCCTCTGGACGGGCGAGCGCGAGCTCCCCGACGGCGACGAGTCCCGACTGACCGTCCTCCCGCACCGGGGGCTCCCGGCGGGCACCGCCGACGAGGTCGCCGACTCCTTCGCCGTCGACTACCCGGACGTGGACTATCCGAGCGCCGCCGTCGTCTCCGCCGAGACGGCCGCCGACCACGGCGCTGACGCCTACGTCGTCTCCGACGCCGGTGGCTCGCTCGGCCACGGCGCCGGCATGAAGGACCTCGTGCTCGGCGTCCGCGAGGCCATCCCGGACGACACCGGACTCTACCTCTCCGGCGTCGCCACCCCGCGGAACGTCGCCGTCCTCGCCTACGCCGGTGTCGACCTGTTCGACGCCCACCGGGCGTACGTCCGCGGCACCGAGGGCCGCTACCTGACGACCGACGACGCGTACTTCCTGGCGGACCTCGACGAGCTCCCGTGTGCCTGTCCGGCTTGCTCGAAACCGCGCGAGGAGTTCGACCGCGAGGACTGTGCGGCGCACAACGTCAACGTACTGGAGGCCGAGCTACGCCGGGTCCGCCGACGCATCCGCGACGGCCGTCTGCGCGACTACATCGAGGGCCAGGCCCGACAGGACCAGTGGCTCACGGCGCTCTTTCGGGAGCTCGACCAGCAGTACGGCTATCTGGAGGCGCGGACGCCCGTCTACCGTGGCGCGGACCTCGACGCGGCGACGGAGGACACCATCCGCCGCGTCGAGATCCAGCGCTTCGCCGAGCGCGTGACGACCCGGTACCGGAGCCGGTTCGACGACCACCCGCTCGTGCTCGTCCCGTGCTCGGCCGCGAAACCCTACAGCGAGTCACAGAGCCACCGGCAGTACATGGACGCCATCCAGTTCCGGGGCCACATCGTCTCGATGACATCGCCCATCGGCGTCGTCCCCCAGGAGCTGGAGACGACGTACCCGGCCCA is part of the Haloarchaeobius litoreus genome and harbors:
- the arcS gene encoding archaeosine synthase subunit alpha, whose translation is MTDYFEVLERDGAARLAELRLTEPVTTPALVDDYVDDAGSLWTGERELPDGDESRLTVLPHRGLPAGTADEVADSFAVDYPDVDYPSAAVVSAETAADHGADAYVVSDAGGSLGHGAGMKDLVLGVREAIPDDTGLYLSGVATPRNVAVLAYAGVDLFDAHRAYVRGTEGRYLTTDDAYFLADLDELPCACPACSKPREEFDREDCAAHNVNVLEAELRRVRRRIRDGRLRDYIEGQARQDQWLTALFRELDQQYGYLEARTPVYRGADLDAATEDTIRRVEIQRFAERVTTRYRSRFDDHPLVLVPCSAAKPYSESQSHRQYMDAIQFRGHIVSMTSPIGVVPQELETTYPAQHYDSVVTGRWSADEVEFVSEVLGRYLDRSDYPRIVAHVPDDYRPILERIEDDLDVPVEYPVVDHPTTSESLGNLRDALDGESAYSKREREHNTVRALADVQLGDGAGDALFESFQTTSRYPKLQVRDDDGTQLAAQVPRYGTLSFTLEGARRWDASDAPTKRVEIDGFVPHGSVLAPGVVDADEDIRVGDEVVIEGPAAYAIGRAQMHGAAMVESTRGEAASVRHVAEK